The genomic region TGCTTTGCTGCGCCCCTCGCGTCCCCTGAAGACGGAAATGGTCAGGAGGGCTGAGGATCTGGCCGGAAGAGTGGGATACCTTCTGGGCAGGGCGCCCAAGACGAAGAATTGAAGGAGGTTGGACCTGGACGGAGTGAAACTGCTGCTCAAACAGGGGCTGGAATTTGCGCGCGGACATCGCCTCCCCAAAGCGCCCGAGCTATCCTGCCCGACATTGACCCTTGGCGACCCGAGCTATGGTGCCTGGACCTTCTGTCCACAGGGGCTCACACCCGGCGGGATCGTCTACTCCTTTGGCGTCGGAGAGGACATAAGCTGGGACCTCGCCATCATCGAGAAGTACGGCGTCGCCGTCCACGCCTTCGACCCCACGCCGCGCTCGGCTGAGTTCGTGAAACGGCAGAGCTTACCCGGCGAATTCGTTTTCCACCCCTACGGCCTGGCGGACTACGACGGGACAGCGCTTTTCTATCCCCCCGAAAACTCGGAGTGGGTGAGCCACACCCTGCTCAGGCGCCGCGCGACAGCGGGAAAGGCTATAGAGGTCCAGGTGCGACGCCTGGAGACCATCATGTTGCTTTTGGGCCACGATAAGATCAACCTGCTCAAGATGGACATCGAGGGGGCTGAGTACGGCGTCATCCCCGACATTCTCAACAGTTCCCTCGTGGCGGGCGGGGCGGAGCAGCTGCTGGTCGAGTTTCACCACCGCTTTCCCGGCAAAGGGGTTAAAGACACCATCTTTTGCATCGAGGCGCTGGAAAAAGCAGGCCTGCGCTCCTTCCACATCTCACAAAACGGAGAGGATTGGGGATTCGCACGGGAAGACGGGAAGGTGGCTCCTTGAAACTGCTGATCGTCACCTCATCCTATACCACCTATCTGCAGGCGTTTTACGGCTCGCGTCCGGATCTTCGTGCCTCCTGCTATGACGAGCAGAAGGCGGCTTACGAGGCGGATGCATTCGGCTGGTCTGCCTGCTGGCGCGATGCGCTGCTTCCCTATGGCTGGGAGGTCAGCGACATCGTCTGGAACGTGGAGCCGATGCAGCGCGCCTGGGCCAGGGAGCGGGGGATCAAGGAGTGGGGCGAGCTCGACTTGAAACAGATCGCGCTCCTGCAGGCAAAGGAGTTCCAGCCCGACCTCGTCTGGTTCGACGATCATGATCCGGCCTTTCTGAAAGCCCTCAGGCATGAGATTTCTGCCATCAAGGCGGCCTTGGGTTGGGTGGGGAGCGCCATGCCGAAGACTCCGGTATGGCGGGACCTAGATCTGGTCCTCTCATGTGCGCCGGAATCGGTGCAGACCCTGAAAGACGCCGGCTATCCTGCTCTCGTCTTTCCGCACAGCTTCGATCCAGCCGTTCTCCGCCGCCTTGAGCAGCGGCAAAAGAGCGCGCACATCTCCTTCGTCGGTCAACTGCTGCGCTTCAACGACTTTCACCTGCGGCGGGACGAGATTTTGGAGCTGCTGGCCGGGCAGGTGCCCTTGGCTATCCATTCCCCGACTTCTTCGGGGTCGGGTGTTGAGGAACTGAGGTCGCTGGTGAAGGTAGCAGTGAACCTTGGCATGACGGGGCTCACCCACTTAGGCATATCTGAAAATACACTGCGGCGGTTGCCGCTGCTCGGAGCGGTTGCGGGGCTTACGCCCGGGCAGTGCCGGCCAGTCAACCCGCGGCTGCGCCCCTTCCTGAAACCGCCGGTATTCGGCCTGGAGATGTTCCAATTGCTCGCAGACTCGCTGCTAGCCCTCAACATACATGCCGACTCCTCGCCCGAGTTCGCGTCCAACATGAGACTCTACGAGGTGACTGGCGTCGGTTCCTGCCTGGTGAGCGACTGGAAGAGCAATTTGCACGAGATCTTTGAGCCGGACAGCGAGGTGGCGGTTTTCCAATCTGCCGAGGAGTGCGTAGAAAAGGTGAAGTGGCTTCTGGAGCATAAAAGCGCGGCCGAAGAGATGGGGAGGGCAGGGCAGCGCCGCACCCTGGAGAACTACACCTTTGCCCATCGTGCGCCGAAGCTTGCTGAAATCCTCGAGCGGTTGGTGCGGATCCAGGCGCCTTCGTCTGGCAAGGGGGCATGATGCTGCTGGAAGCGATCCGCATGGGGGGATCCCCGCTGCTGATGGCGGCAAGGCTCGTGCAAAACCGCCTGAGTCCGCCGACCCTGATCCTGCTTTACCACCGGGTCACCAACCTGGAAAGCGACCCGCAACTATTAGCC from Citrifermentans bremense harbors:
- a CDS encoding FkbM family methyltransferase; translation: MDLDGVKLLLKQGLEFARGHRLPKAPELSCPTLTLGDPSYGAWTFCPQGLTPGGIVYSFGVGEDISWDLAIIEKYGVAVHAFDPTPRSAEFVKRQSLPGEFVFHPYGLADYDGTALFYPPENSEWVSHTLLRRRATAGKAIEVQVRRLETIMLLLGHDKINLLKMDIEGAEYGVIPDILNSSLVAGGAEQLLVEFHHRFPGKGVKDTIFCIEALEKAGLRSFHISQNGEDWGFAREDGKVAP
- a CDS encoding CgeB family protein; protein product: MKLLIVTSSYTTYLQAFYGSRPDLRASCYDEQKAAYEADAFGWSACWRDALLPYGWEVSDIVWNVEPMQRAWARERGIKEWGELDLKQIALLQAKEFQPDLVWFDDHDPAFLKALRHEISAIKAALGWVGSAMPKTPVWRDLDLVLSCAPESVQTLKDAGYPALVFPHSFDPAVLRRLEQRQKSAHISFVGQLLRFNDFHLRRDEILELLAGQVPLAIHSPTSSGSGVEELRSLVKVAVNLGMTGLTHLGISENTLRRLPLLGAVAGLTPGQCRPVNPRLRPFLKPPVFGLEMFQLLADSLLALNIHADSSPEFASNMRLYEVTGVGSCLVSDWKSNLHEIFEPDSEVAVFQSAEECVEKVKWLLEHKSAAEEMGRAGQRRTLENYTFAHRAPKLAEILERLVRIQAPSSGKGA